In Eretmochelys imbricata isolate rEreImb1 chromosome 18, rEreImb1.hap1, whole genome shotgun sequence, one genomic interval encodes:
- the PRDM2 gene encoding PR domain zinc finger protein 2 isoform X2, which translates to MNQNTTESAGAAETLADVPEHVLKGLPEEVRLFPSAVDKTRLGVWATKSILKGKKFGPFVGDKKKRSQVKSNVYMWEVYYPNLGWMCVDATDPRKGNWLRYVNWALSGKEQNLFPLEINRTIYYKTLKPIEPGDELLVWYNGEDNPEIAAAIEEERATHRSKKNSPKAKKGKKKECKNKGRKAIDTKQRKTDLDFTSTDMRESKKDYKEEDEKPSVSAVLSLEQTAVIQEMVNQDVLPKLMIPSPTSEPRTMPEDKPGAITCGSDDLEEEEDEEEEEEDEEEEEEDEEEEEEVEDANLPEESSGKEPTAVCEEKLDSMEEQNSISEESPENSPKKTPVVKIPKAKGVSNGDLQETFMFPCQHCERKFTTKQGLERHMHIHISSVNHAFKCRYCGKAFGTQINRRRHERRHEAGPKRKPFLTLTSAPQSDVADGRTFADDGLKDEVNVSNLVQDFTVLDSEKVSQEMSNSTFVEENKEPKELHPCKYCKKVFGTHTNMRRHQRRVHERHLIPKGVRRKGFILEEPQLQIEQAQPAQSVYIASTELEEDGEADDIYIMDISSNISENLNYYIDGKIQSNSSTSNCDVIEMESNPADLYGINCLLSPVTVEISQNLKSTQTHITDLPKEPSSGGSNESKKRRTASPPLLPKIKTEIDPEPITPSCSLSLPLSISTAESLPFHKEKSVYLSSKLKQLLQTQDSNKITPAAAATEIPKLGPSATSSPILPSVSSRFKRRTSSPPSSPQHSPALRDFSKQGDGKTMWNDTVLGSKMPKLESHSNSPAWSLCGREERQTMSPLCFEDYKISKEWTTTPTFGSVCNQQPLDLSSGVKQRSDVKSKTQVPWESVLDLSVNKKPYSDTEVKEYKENNSMQPACSGIKKKKPTTCMLQKVLLNEYNGTEVATESTPDLTLNRSPSPCKSAVPQPETEVDRGLSAPTVESPSHSSSASPLPQTSAISSSCQLPPLLTPTNPSSPPPCPPLLTLAMPPPPLLPTIPLPLPDASASVTPSPCPSPLCNTATQSPLPVLSPTVSPSPSPVPSVELFTTASPGPPNLSSSSSSSSSSSSSSSFSSSSSSSSSSSSSSSSSSSFSSPSPPPLSVVSSVVSPADNLESTLPIIAFKQEEMESEHLKPRGDPETSSEADVVQETFNKSFVCNVCESPFLSIKDLTKHLSVHAEEWPFKCEFCVQLFREKTDLSEHRFLLHGVGNIFVCSVCKKEFAFLCNLQQHQRDLHPDKECTHHEFESGTLRPQNFTDPSKANVEHMQSLPEVSLEPSKEEEEDLNDSSEELYTTIKIMASGVKSKDPDVRLGLNQHYPSFKPPPFQYHHRNPMGIGATATNFTTHNIPQTFTTAIRCTKCGKSVDNMPELHKHILACASASDKKRYTPKKNPVPLKQTVQPKNGMVIIAGTGKNTFRRMGQPKRLNFNVEISKMSSNKLKLSALKKKNQLVQKAILQKNKSAQQKADLKNSVSESDSHICPYCNREFTYIGSLNKHASYSCPKKPISPSSKKNASKKSGSFSSSASGDKGNNQRRRTADAEIKMQSMQAHLGKTRARTSGPVQIQLPTASFKSKQNVKFIPPIRSKKPSPSSVLRNSSPVRMAKMTHIEGKKTKVVAKNNSGISSKTSRKLHVRIQKNKAVLPSKSAVANKKKADRFSVKSRERVGGPITRSLQQAANADTIENKREESSTKQELKDFSMK; encoded by the exons GGAAGAAAAAGGAGTGTAAAAACAAAGGAAGGAAGGCAATAGATACAAAGCAGAGAAAGACTGATTTGGATTTTACTTCCACAGATATGAGGGAGTCTAAAAAAG acTATAAAGAGGAAGATGAAAAGCCATCTGTTTCTGCTGTGCTGTCACTGGAACAAACAGCTGTGATTCAGGAGATGGTAAATCAAGATGTTCTTCCAAAACTAATGATCCCAAGTCCTACCAGTGAGCCACGAACAATGCCTGAAGACAAACCAGGAGCAATAACTTGTGGATCAGAtgatttggaggaggaggaagatgaagaggaggaggaggaagatgaagaggaggaggaggaagatgaagaggaggaggaggaggtggaagatGCTAATTTACCTGAAGAAAGTTCTGGAAAAGAGCCTACAGCGGTGTGTGAAGAAAAGCTAGACTCTATGGAGGAACAAAACAGCATATCGGAAGAATCTCCAGAGAACTCCCCGAAGAAAACACCTGTTGTAAAAATTCCTAAAGCAAAAGGTGTATCTAATGGTGACCTCCAGGAAACATTTATGTTTCCCTGTCAGCATTGTGAGAGGAAGTTTACAACAAAGCAAGGACTTGAACGCCACATGCATATTCATATATCTAGTGTCAATCATGCTTTCAAATGCCGATACTGTGGGAAAGCCTTTGGCACTCAAATTAACCGGCGAAGGCATGAACGGCGTCATGAAGCAGGGCCAAAAAGGAAACCATTCTTAACACTAACTTCGGCCCCGCAGTCTGATGTTGCTGATGGACGGACATTTGCAGATGATGGTCTTAAAGATGAAGTCAACGTTTCCAATCTTGTGCAAGACTTCACAGTCTTGGATTCTGAGAAGGTCTCCCAAGAAATGTCAAATTCTACCTTTGTTGAGGAGAACAAGGAACCCAAAGAATTGCATCCTTGCAAATATTGTAAAAAAGTTTTTGGAACTCATACTAACATGCGTAGGCACCAGCGTAGGGTTCATGAGCGTCATCTTATTCCCAAAGGTGTCAGGAGAAAAGGATTCATTCTTGAGGAACCACAACTTCAAATTGAGCAGGCCCAACCAGCCCAGAGCGTGTATATAGCAAGTACAGAATTAGAAGAGGATGGTGAAGCGGATGACATATATATTATGGATATTTCTAGCAATATCTCAGAAAATTTAAATTACTATATTGATGGTAAAATTCAGTCCAACAGTAGCACTAGCAATTGTGATGTGATTGAGATGGAATCCAATCCTGCAGACCTGTATGGAATAAATTGTTTACTTAGTCCAGTCACAGTGGAAATTTCTCAAAATTTAAAgtctacacaaacacacatcacTGATCTTCCTAAGGAGCCTTCTAGCGGTGGAAGCAATGAATCCAAAAAGAGGAGGACTGCCAGCCCTCCTCTTTTAcctaaaataaaaactgaaatagaTCCAGAACCTATAACTCCTTCATGTTCGTTAAGTCTTCCTCTTAGCATTTCAACAGCTGAGAGCTTACCTTTTCATAAAGAAAAAAGTGTTTATTTGTCGTCCAAGTTAAAACAGCTTCTTCAGACACAAGATAGTAATAAGAtaactccagcagcagcagcaactgaaATCCCTAAATTAGGTCCTTCTGCTACATCTTCACCCATTTTGCCTTCAGTATCTAGTAGGTTTAAAAGGAGAAccagctctcctcccagttctCCACAGCACAGTCCTGCGCTTCGAGACTTCAGCAAACAAGGTGATGGAAAAACCATGTGGAATGATACAGTTCTAGGTTCAAAGATGCCAAAATTAGAAAGTCACAGCAACTCACCTGCATGGAGCTTATGTGGGAGGGAGGAAAGACAGACTATGAGTCCTCTGTGCTTTGAAGACTATAAAATATCTAAGGAATGGACAACAACTCCAACTTTTGGTAGTGTGTGCAACCAGCAGCCACTGGATTTATCTAGTGGTGTAAAACAAAGGTCTGATGTCAAAAGCAAGACTCAGGTTCCTTGGGAATCAGTGTTGGATCTAAGTGTGAATAAGAAGCCATATAGTGACACTGAAGTTAAGgaatacaaagaaaataattcaaTGCAGCCAGCATGTAGTGGTATTAAAAAGAAGAAACCAACCACATGCATGTTACAAAAAGTTCTGCTGAATGAATATAACGGAACGGAAGTAGCTACTGAAAGCACACCAGATTTGACTTTGAATAGAAGCCCAAGTCCATGTAAATCAGCAGTACCCCAGCCAGAAACTGAAGTTGATCGTGGTCTGTCAGCACCTACTGTTGAGTCCCCTTCTCATAGTTCCTCTGCTTCCCCTTTGCCTCAAACATCTGCTATATCCTCCTCATGTCAGTTGCCCCCTCTTCTAACACCAACAaatccttcctccccaccaccctgTCCTCCTCTATTAACACTTGCTATGCCACCCCCTCCACTCCTTCCTACTATTCCTTTACCACTTCCAGATGCCTCTGCCAGTGTCACTCCCAGTCCGTGCCCATCACCACTCTGTAACACTGCTACACAGTCCCCACTTCCAGTCCTTTCACCTACAGTATCTCCTTCTCCATCCCCTGTTCCTTCTGTTGAACTTTTTACTACTGCATCACCTGGTCCTCCaaacctctcctcctcctcctcgtcctcatCGTCGtcctcatcttcctcttctttctcctcttcgtcgtcgtcgtcctcctcctcttcttcctcttcctcttcctcttcctctttctcatctccttctcctcctcctctttcagtAGTTTCTTCAGTTGTTTCCCCTGCTGATAATCTGGAAAGTACTCTCCCCATAATAGCTTTTAAACAAGAGGAAATGGAAAGTGAGCACCTGAAGCCAAGAGGCGATCCAGAGACTTCAAGTGAAGCAGATGTAGTTCAGGAAACGTTCAATAAAAGCTTTGTGTGCAATGTCTGTGAATCACCTTTTCTTTCTATTAAAGACCTAACTAAGCATTTATCTGTTCATGCTGAAGAATGGCCCTTCAAATGTGAATTCTGCGTACAGCTATTTAGAGAGAAAACTGACTTGTCAGAACATCGCTTTTTGCTTCATGGAGTAGGAAATATCTTTGTATGCTCAGTCTGTAAAAAGGAATTTGCCTTTTTGTGCAATTTGCAACAACATCAGCGAGATCTCCATCCAGACAAAGAATGCACACATCATGAGTTTGAAAGTGGGACTCTAAGACCCCAGAATTTTACAGATCCCAGTAAGGCAAATGTAGAACATATGCAAAGCCTACCAGAAGTTTCCTTAGAACCCtcaaaagaagaggaggaagatctAAATGACTCCTCTGAAGAGCTTTATACTACCATAAAAATAATGGCTTCGGGAGTAAAGTCAAAAGATCCAGATGTTCGTTTGGGCCTCAATCAGCACTATCCGAGCTTTAAACCACCTCCATTTCAGTATCACCACCGAAATCCTATGGGTATTGGAGCCACTGCTACAAATTTCACTACCCATAATATTCCACAGACCTTTACTACTGCCATTCGTTGTACAAAATGTGGGAAAAGCGTTGATAACATGCCTGAATTACACAAGCACATCTTGGCATGTGCCTCTGCCAGTGACAAAAAGAGATACACACCCAAAAAAAATCCAGTACCACTGAAGCAGACTGTGCAGCCTAAAAATGGCATGGTCATTATAGCTGGCACTGGAAAAAATACCTTCAGACGAATGGGACAACCTAAAAGACTTAATTTCAATGTTGAGATTAGCAAAATGTCTTCTAATAAGCTAAAACTAAGTGCATTGAAGAAGAAAAATCAGCTTGTCCAGAAAGCCATcttgcaaaaaaataaatctgcacaGCAGAAGGCAGACTTGAAAAACAGTGTATCGGAGTCAGACTCTCACATCTGCCCCTACTGTAATAGAGAATTCACTTACATTGGAAGTTTGAACAAACATGCATCTTACAGCTGTCCCAAAAAACCCATCTCCCCTTCCTCTAAAAAAAATGCATCCAAAAAAAGTGGGAGCTTCTCATCATCTGCAAGTGGTGATAAAGGCAACAACCAGCGCAGACGGACGGCAGATGCGGAGATCAAAATGCAGAGTATGCAGGCTCACTTGGGCAAGACGAGAGCACGAACCTCAGGACCTGTGCAGATTCAGCTGCCTACTGCATCCTtcaaatcaaagcaaaatgtaAAATTCATACCTCCAATTAGATCCAAAAAGCCAAGTCCCTCTTCAGTGTTAAGGAACTCCAGCCCTGTAAGAATGGCCAAAATGACTCACATTGAGGGAAAAAAAACTAAAGTGGTGGCCAAGAATAATTCTGGAATCTCAAGCAAAACATCCCGGAAACTGCATGTCAGAATACAAAAGAATAAAGCTGTTTTGCCAAGTAAGTCTGCCGTGGCAAACAAGAAAAAGGCAGATAGGTTCAGTGTAAAATCTAGAGAGAGGGTTGGAGGACCTATCACTCGGAGCTTACAGCAGGCAGCTAATGCAGACACAATAGAAAACAAGAGAGAAGAGAGCAGTACAAAACAAGAACTAAAAGACTTCAG catGAAATAA
- the PRDM2 gene encoding PR domain zinc finger protein 2 isoform X4, giving the protein MCVDATDPRKGNWLRYVNWALSGKEQNLFPLEINRTIYYKTLKPIEPGDELLVWYNGEDNPEIAAAIEEERATHRSKKNSPKAKKGKKKECKNKGRKAIDTKQRKTDLDFTSTDMRESKKDYKEEDEKPSVSAVLSLEQTAVIQEMVNQDVLPKLMIPSPTSEPRTMPEDKPGAITCGSDDLEEEEDEEEEEEDEEEEEEDEEEEEEVEDANLPEESSGKEPTAVCEEKLDSMEEQNSISEESPENSPKKTPVVKIPKAKGVSNGDLQETFMFPCQHCERKFTTKQGLERHMHIHISSVNHAFKCRYCGKAFGTQINRRRHERRHEAGPKRKPFLTLTSAPQSDVADGRTFADDGLKDEVNVSNLVQDFTVLDSEKVSQEMSNSTFVEENKEPKELHPCKYCKKVFGTHTNMRRHQRRVHERHLIPKGVRRKGFILEEPQLQIEQAQPAQSVYIASTELEEDGEADDIYIMDISSNISENLNYYIDGKIQSNSSTSNCDVIEMESNPADLYGINCLLSPVTVEISQNLKSTQTHITDLPKEPSSGGSNESKKRRTASPPLLPKIKTEIDPEPITPSCSLSLPLSISTAESLPFHKEKSVYLSSKLKQLLQTQDSNKITPAAAATEIPKLGPSATSSPILPSVSSRFKRRTSSPPSSPQHSPALRDFSKQGDGKTMWNDTVLGSKMPKLESHSNSPAWSLCGREERQTMSPLCFEDYKISKEWTTTPTFGSVCNQQPLDLSSGVKQRSDVKSKTQVPWESVLDLSVNKKPYSDTEVKEYKENNSMQPACSGIKKKKPTTCMLQKVLLNEYNGTEVATESTPDLTLNRSPSPCKSAVPQPETEVDRGLSAPTVESPSHSSSASPLPQTSAISSSCQLPPLLTPTNPSSPPPCPPLLTLAMPPPPLLPTIPLPLPDASASVTPSPCPSPLCNTATQSPLPVLSPTVSPSPSPVPSVELFTTASPGPPNLSSSSSSSSSSSSSSSFSSSSSSSSSSSSSSSSSSSFSSPSPPPLSVVSSVVSPADNLESTLPIIAFKQEEMESEHLKPRGDPETSSEADVVQETFNKSFVCNVCESPFLSIKDLTKHLSVHAEEWPFKCEFCVQLFREKTDLSEHRFLLHGVGNIFVCSVCKKEFAFLCNLQQHQRDLHPDKECTHHEFESGTLRPQNFTDPSKANVEHMQSLPEVSLEPSKEEEEDLNDSSEELYTTIKIMASGVKSKDPDVRLGLNQHYPSFKPPPFQYHHRNPMGIGATATNFTTHNIPQTFTTAIRCTKCGKSVDNMPELHKHILACASASDKKRYTPKKNPVPLKQTVQPKNGMVIIAGTGKNTFRRMGQPKRLNFNVEISKMSSNKLKLSALKKKNQLVQKAILQKNKSAQQKADLKNSVSESDSHICPYCNREFTYIGSLNKHASYSCPKKPISPSSKKNASKKSGSFSSSASGDKGNNQRRRTADAEIKMQSMQAHLGKTRARTSGPVQIQLPTASFKSKQNVKFIPPIRSKKPSPSSVLRNSSPVRMAKMTHIEGKKTKVVAKNNSGISSKTSRKLHVRIQKNKAVLPSKSAVANKKKADRFSVKSRERVGGPITRSLQQAANADTIENKREESSTKQELKDFRNLL; this is encoded by the exons GGAAGAAAAAGGAGTGTAAAAACAAAGGAAGGAAGGCAATAGATACAAAGCAGAGAAAGACTGATTTGGATTTTACTTCCACAGATATGAGGGAGTCTAAAAAAG acTATAAAGAGGAAGATGAAAAGCCATCTGTTTCTGCTGTGCTGTCACTGGAACAAACAGCTGTGATTCAGGAGATGGTAAATCAAGATGTTCTTCCAAAACTAATGATCCCAAGTCCTACCAGTGAGCCACGAACAATGCCTGAAGACAAACCAGGAGCAATAACTTGTGGATCAGAtgatttggaggaggaggaagatgaagaggaggaggaggaagatgaagaggaggaggaggaagatgaagaggaggaggaggaggtggaagatGCTAATTTACCTGAAGAAAGTTCTGGAAAAGAGCCTACAGCGGTGTGTGAAGAAAAGCTAGACTCTATGGAGGAACAAAACAGCATATCGGAAGAATCTCCAGAGAACTCCCCGAAGAAAACACCTGTTGTAAAAATTCCTAAAGCAAAAGGTGTATCTAATGGTGACCTCCAGGAAACATTTATGTTTCCCTGTCAGCATTGTGAGAGGAAGTTTACAACAAAGCAAGGACTTGAACGCCACATGCATATTCATATATCTAGTGTCAATCATGCTTTCAAATGCCGATACTGTGGGAAAGCCTTTGGCACTCAAATTAACCGGCGAAGGCATGAACGGCGTCATGAAGCAGGGCCAAAAAGGAAACCATTCTTAACACTAACTTCGGCCCCGCAGTCTGATGTTGCTGATGGACGGACATTTGCAGATGATGGTCTTAAAGATGAAGTCAACGTTTCCAATCTTGTGCAAGACTTCACAGTCTTGGATTCTGAGAAGGTCTCCCAAGAAATGTCAAATTCTACCTTTGTTGAGGAGAACAAGGAACCCAAAGAATTGCATCCTTGCAAATATTGTAAAAAAGTTTTTGGAACTCATACTAACATGCGTAGGCACCAGCGTAGGGTTCATGAGCGTCATCTTATTCCCAAAGGTGTCAGGAGAAAAGGATTCATTCTTGAGGAACCACAACTTCAAATTGAGCAGGCCCAACCAGCCCAGAGCGTGTATATAGCAAGTACAGAATTAGAAGAGGATGGTGAAGCGGATGACATATATATTATGGATATTTCTAGCAATATCTCAGAAAATTTAAATTACTATATTGATGGTAAAATTCAGTCCAACAGTAGCACTAGCAATTGTGATGTGATTGAGATGGAATCCAATCCTGCAGACCTGTATGGAATAAATTGTTTACTTAGTCCAGTCACAGTGGAAATTTCTCAAAATTTAAAgtctacacaaacacacatcacTGATCTTCCTAAGGAGCCTTCTAGCGGTGGAAGCAATGAATCCAAAAAGAGGAGGACTGCCAGCCCTCCTCTTTTAcctaaaataaaaactgaaatagaTCCAGAACCTATAACTCCTTCATGTTCGTTAAGTCTTCCTCTTAGCATTTCAACAGCTGAGAGCTTACCTTTTCATAAAGAAAAAAGTGTTTATTTGTCGTCCAAGTTAAAACAGCTTCTTCAGACACAAGATAGTAATAAGAtaactccagcagcagcagcaactgaaATCCCTAAATTAGGTCCTTCTGCTACATCTTCACCCATTTTGCCTTCAGTATCTAGTAGGTTTAAAAGGAGAAccagctctcctcccagttctCCACAGCACAGTCCTGCGCTTCGAGACTTCAGCAAACAAGGTGATGGAAAAACCATGTGGAATGATACAGTTCTAGGTTCAAAGATGCCAAAATTAGAAAGTCACAGCAACTCACCTGCATGGAGCTTATGTGGGAGGGAGGAAAGACAGACTATGAGTCCTCTGTGCTTTGAAGACTATAAAATATCTAAGGAATGGACAACAACTCCAACTTTTGGTAGTGTGTGCAACCAGCAGCCACTGGATTTATCTAGTGGTGTAAAACAAAGGTCTGATGTCAAAAGCAAGACTCAGGTTCCTTGGGAATCAGTGTTGGATCTAAGTGTGAATAAGAAGCCATATAGTGACACTGAAGTTAAGgaatacaaagaaaataattcaaTGCAGCCAGCATGTAGTGGTATTAAAAAGAAGAAACCAACCACATGCATGTTACAAAAAGTTCTGCTGAATGAATATAACGGAACGGAAGTAGCTACTGAAAGCACACCAGATTTGACTTTGAATAGAAGCCCAAGTCCATGTAAATCAGCAGTACCCCAGCCAGAAACTGAAGTTGATCGTGGTCTGTCAGCACCTACTGTTGAGTCCCCTTCTCATAGTTCCTCTGCTTCCCCTTTGCCTCAAACATCTGCTATATCCTCCTCATGTCAGTTGCCCCCTCTTCTAACACCAACAaatccttcctccccaccaccctgTCCTCCTCTATTAACACTTGCTATGCCACCCCCTCCACTCCTTCCTACTATTCCTTTACCACTTCCAGATGCCTCTGCCAGTGTCACTCCCAGTCCGTGCCCATCACCACTCTGTAACACTGCTACACAGTCCCCACTTCCAGTCCTTTCACCTACAGTATCTCCTTCTCCATCCCCTGTTCCTTCTGTTGAACTTTTTACTACTGCATCACCTGGTCCTCCaaacctctcctcctcctcctcgtcctcatCGTCGtcctcatcttcctcttctttctcctcttcgtcgtcgtcgtcctcctcctcttcttcctcttcctcttcctcttcctctttctcatctccttctcctcctcctctttcagtAGTTTCTTCAGTTGTTTCCCCTGCTGATAATCTGGAAAGTACTCTCCCCATAATAGCTTTTAAACAAGAGGAAATGGAAAGTGAGCACCTGAAGCCAAGAGGCGATCCAGAGACTTCAAGTGAAGCAGATGTAGTTCAGGAAACGTTCAATAAAAGCTTTGTGTGCAATGTCTGTGAATCACCTTTTCTTTCTATTAAAGACCTAACTAAGCATTTATCTGTTCATGCTGAAGAATGGCCCTTCAAATGTGAATTCTGCGTACAGCTATTTAGAGAGAAAACTGACTTGTCAGAACATCGCTTTTTGCTTCATGGAGTAGGAAATATCTTTGTATGCTCAGTCTGTAAAAAGGAATTTGCCTTTTTGTGCAATTTGCAACAACATCAGCGAGATCTCCATCCAGACAAAGAATGCACACATCATGAGTTTGAAAGTGGGACTCTAAGACCCCAGAATTTTACAGATCCCAGTAAGGCAAATGTAGAACATATGCAAAGCCTACCAGAAGTTTCCTTAGAACCCtcaaaagaagaggaggaagatctAAATGACTCCTCTGAAGAGCTTTATACTACCATAAAAATAATGGCTTCGGGAGTAAAGTCAAAAGATCCAGATGTTCGTTTGGGCCTCAATCAGCACTATCCGAGCTTTAAACCACCTCCATTTCAGTATCACCACCGAAATCCTATGGGTATTGGAGCCACTGCTACAAATTTCACTACCCATAATATTCCACAGACCTTTACTACTGCCATTCGTTGTACAAAATGTGGGAAAAGCGTTGATAACATGCCTGAATTACACAAGCACATCTTGGCATGTGCCTCTGCCAGTGACAAAAAGAGATACACACCCAAAAAAAATCCAGTACCACTGAAGCAGACTGTGCAGCCTAAAAATGGCATGGTCATTATAGCTGGCACTGGAAAAAATACCTTCAGACGAATGGGACAACCTAAAAGACTTAATTTCAATGTTGAGATTAGCAAAATGTCTTCTAATAAGCTAAAACTAAGTGCATTGAAGAAGAAAAATCAGCTTGTCCAGAAAGCCATcttgcaaaaaaataaatctgcacaGCAGAAGGCAGACTTGAAAAACAGTGTATCGGAGTCAGACTCTCACATCTGCCCCTACTGTAATAGAGAATTCACTTACATTGGAAGTTTGAACAAACATGCATCTTACAGCTGTCCCAAAAAACCCATCTCCCCTTCCTCTAAAAAAAATGCATCCAAAAAAAGTGGGAGCTTCTCATCATCTGCAAGTGGTGATAAAGGCAACAACCAGCGCAGACGGACGGCAGATGCGGAGATCAAAATGCAGAGTATGCAGGCTCACTTGGGCAAGACGAGAGCACGAACCTCAGGACCTGTGCAGATTCAGCTGCCTACTGCATCCTtcaaatcaaagcaaaatgtaAAATTCATACCTCCAATTAGATCCAAAAAGCCAAGTCCCTCTTCAGTGTTAAGGAACTCCAGCCCTGTAAGAATGGCCAAAATGACTCACATTGAGGGAAAAAAAACTAAAGTGGTGGCCAAGAATAATTCTGGAATCTCAAGCAAAACATCCCGGAAACTGCATGTCAGAATACAAAAGAATAAAGCTGTTTTGCCAAGTAAGTCTGCCGTGGCAAACAAGAAAAAGGCAGATAGGTTCAGTGTAAAATCTAGAGAGAGGGTTGGAGGACCTATCACTCGGAGCTTACAGCAGGCAGCTAATGCAGACACAATAGAAAACAAGAGAGAAGAGAGCAGTACAAAACAAGAACTAAAAGACTTCAG gAACCtcctgtaa